The proteins below come from a single Rosa rugosa chromosome 2, drRosRugo1.1, whole genome shotgun sequence genomic window:
- the LOC133733822 gene encoding putative DUF21 domain-containing protein At3g13070, chloroplastic, with amino-acid sequence MIYFANSMSVWNLLREFRIQKVHMAVVLNEYGGTVGIITLEDVVEEIVGEIFDENDSKEEIQKKTGYIVMRAEGVFDVDANTSIDQLSEDLNVKMPECCQYWSTCFSYRGCNSDIW; translated from the exons ATGATTTATTTTGCAAATTCAATGTCAGTCTGGAATCTTCTTAGAGAATTCCGCATTCAGAAGGTTCACATGGCTGTGGTTCTCAATGAATATGGTGGAACTGTAGGG ATAATTACCCTAGAAGATGTGGTGGAGGAAATTGTTGGTGAAATATTTGATGAAAATGATTCCAAG GAGGAGATTCAGAAAAAAACTGGCTACATCGTAATGCGTGCAGAGGGAGTATTTGATGTGGATGCAAACACATCTATAGACCAGCTCTCTGAAGATCTAAATGTGAAAATGCCCGAG TGTTGTCAATATTGGAGCACCTGCTTTAGTTACAGAGGCTGCAACAGCGATATTTGGTGA
- the LOC133728475 gene encoding receptor-like protein 9DC3 gives MKGLYLELVKIQAMFTTIDFSNNVFTGEIPGVIGELKSLKGLNFSSNKLNGSIPSAFGNLTSLEWLDISSNVLSGEIPRQLADLTWLAKLNLSGNQLVGPIPRGKQFETFEKDSYSGNLGSCGYPLSKTCINDEAPPPPLFDQQDGDLNGFDWKIVWMGYGCGMVIGLSVGYFHWKS, from the coding sequence ATGAAAGGCTTGTATCTTGAGCTGGTCAAAATACAAGCCATGTTCACAACCATTGATTTTTCAAACAATGTTTTCACAGGAGAGATTCCGGGGGTGATTGGCGAGCTTAAATCATTGAAGGGGCTTAACTTCTCTAGTAACAAGCTTAACGGTTCAATTCCATCCGCCTTCGGTAACTTGACCAGTCTCGAATGGCTGGACATCTCCTCAAACGTGCTTTCCGGTGAGATTCCAAGGCAGCTAGCCGATTTGACGTGGCTTGCTAAGTTAAACCTATCAGGAAACCAGTTGGTTGGACCAATACCTCGTGGCAAGCAGTTTGAAACGTTTGAAAAGGATTCATACAGTGGAAATTTGGGGTCGTGTGGATATCCACTGTCTAAAACATGTATCAACGACGAAGCACCTCCACCACCATTGTTTGATCAGCAAGATGGTGATTTGAATGGATTTGATTGGAAAATAGTATGGATGGGTTATGGATGTGGAATGGTAATTGGATTGTCTGTGGGATATTTCCATTGGAAAAGTTGA